From a single Lolium rigidum isolate FL_2022 chromosome 7, APGP_CSIRO_Lrig_0.1, whole genome shotgun sequence genomic region:
- the LOC124674316 gene encoding probable aldo-keto reductase 2, which translates to MAAAPVTMVPRLKLGSQGMEVSAQGLGCMSMSASLYGPPKPEPDMVALIHHAVAAGVTLLDSSDVYGPHANEILLGKALQGGVREKVDLATKFGVSFLNGKRETRGDPAYVRAACEGSLKRLGVDCIDLYYQHRIDTRVPIEVTIGELKKLVEQGKIKYIGLSEASASTIRRAHAVHPITAVQLEWSLWSRDVEEDIIPTCRELGIGIVAYSPLGRGFFSKGSKLVDSLSDQDFRKHMPRFQPENLEKNALIFERVNAMATRKGCTPSQLALAWVHHQGNDVCPIPGTTKIENFHQNVGALSVKLTPEEMAELESYATAGDVQGDRYPGVTGTWKDSETPPLSSWKDE; encoded by the exons ATGGCGGCCGCTCCTGTCACGATGGTGCCACGCTTGAAGCTGGGTTCTCAGGGGATGGAGGTCTCGGCGCAGGGCCTCGGCTGCATGAGCATGTCCGCCTCCTTGTACGGCCCGCCCAAGCCCGAGCCAGACATGGTCGCGCTCATccaccacgccgtcgccgccggcgtcaCCCTGCTCGACTCCTCTGACGTCTACGGTCCGCACGCCAACGAGATCCTCCTCGGCAAG GCGCTGCAAGGTGGCGTAAGAGAGAAGGTGGACCTGGCCACTAAGTTTGGCGTCTCGTTCCTCAACGGCAAACGGGAGACTCGTGGTGACCCGGCGTACGTGCGGGCGGCATGCGAGGGCAGCCTTAAGCGGCTGGGCGTCGATTGCATTGATCTCTACTACCAGCACCGCATAGACACCAGGGTGCCTATCGAGGTCACG ATTGGAGAGCTCAAGAAGCtagtcgaacaaggaaagataaaGTACATCGGATTATCCGAAGCGTCTGCATCAACAATCAGAAGGGCTCATGCAGTTCATCCTATCACTGCAGTTCAGCTGGAATGGTCACTGTGGTCTAGAGACGTGGAAGAAGACATAATTCCGACTTGCAG AGAACTTGGAATTGGAATTGTAGCTTACAGCCCACTTGGCAGAGGGTTTTTCTCTAAAGGATCAAAATTGGTTGACTCGCTATCAGACCAGGACTTCCGCAAG CATATGCCTAGATTTCAACCTGAGAATCTTGAGAAGAATGCCTTGATATTTGAGCGTGTTAACGCAATGGCAACAAGAAAAGGGTGCACACCATCACAACTTGCACTGGCCTGGGTTCATCATCAGGGCAACGATGTTTGCCCAATACCCGGCACAACAAAAATCGAGAATTTCCACCAGAACGTGGGAGCTCTATCTGTGAAGCTCACACCAGAGGAGATGGCTGAACTGGAGTCCTACGCTACTGCAGGTGATGTCCAGGGTGACCGGTACCCTGGAGTGACGGGTACTTGGAAAGATTCTGAGACCCCTCCATTGTCATCCTGGAAGGACGAGTAG
- the LOC124676787 gene encoding probable aldo-keto reductase 2 yields MAAAPVTVVPRLKLGSQGMEVSAQGLGCMGMSAFYGPPKPEPDMVALIHHAVAAGVTLLDSSDIYGPHTNEILLGKALQGGVREKVDLATKFGLSFADGKREIRGDPAYVRAACEGSLKRLGVDCIDLYYQHRIDTRVPIEVTIGELKKLVEEGKIKYIGLSEASASTIRRAHAVHPITAVQMEWSLWTRDVEEDIIPTCRELGIGIVAYSPLGRGFFSKGSKLVDSLSDQDFRRNLPRFQPQNLKKNDQIFEHVNAMATRKGCTPSQLALAWVHHQGIDVCPIPGTTKIENFNQNVGALSVKLTPEEMAELESYASAGDVQGDRYAGVASTWKDSETPPLSSWKAE; encoded by the exons ATGGCTGCTGCTCCTGTCACGGTGGTCCCACGCTTGAAGCTGGGTTCTCAGGGGATGGAGGTCTCAGCGCAGGGCCTCGGCTGCATGGGCATGTCGGCCTTCTACGGTCCGCCCAAGCCCGAGCCAGACATGGTCGCGCTCATccaccacgccgtcgccgccggcgtcaCCCTGCTCGACTCCTCCGACATCTACGGGCCGCACACCAACGAGATCCTCCTCGGCAAG GCGCTGCAAGGCGGCGTGAGGGAGAAGGTGGATCTGGCCACCAAGTTCGGCCTCTCGTTTGCCGACGGCAAGCGGGAGATCCGTGGCGACCCGGCGTATGTGCGGGCGGCGTGCGAGGGCAGCCTTAAGAGGCTCGGCGTTGATTGCATTGATCTCTACTACCAGCACCGCATAGACACCAGAGTGCCTATCGAGGTCACG ATTGGAGAGCTCAAGAAGCTAGTCGAAGAAGGAAAGATCAAATACATCGGATTATCTGAAGCCTCTGCATCAACAATCAGAAGGGCTCATGCCGTTCATCCTATCACTGCAGTTCAGATGGAGTGGTCACTTTGGACTAGAGACGTGGAAGAAGACATAATTCCAACTTGCAG AGAACTTGGAATTGGAATTGTAGCTTACAGCCCACTTGGCAGAGGGTTCTTCTCTAAAGGGTCAAAACTGGTTGACTCGCTATCAGACCAGGACTTCCGCAGA AATTTGCCCAGATTCCAGCCacaaaatcttaagaagaatgacCAGATATTTGAGCATGTTAACGCAATGGCAACAAGAAAAGGGTGCACACCATCACAACTTGCATTGGCCTGGGTTCATCATCAGGGGATCGATGTTTGCCCCATACCTGGCACAACAAAAATCGAGAATTTCAACCAGAACGTGGGAGCGCTATCTGTGAAGCTCACACCAGAGGAGATGGCCGAACTCGAGTCCTACGCCAGTGCAGGTGATGTCCAGGGTGACCGGTATGCTGGAGTGGCGAGTACTTGGAAAGATTCTGAGACCCCTCCATTGTCATCCTGGAAGGCTGAGTAg